Proteins co-encoded in one Zalophus californianus isolate mZalCal1 chromosome 9, mZalCal1.pri.v2, whole genome shotgun sequence genomic window:
- the LOC113921873 gene encoding 60S ribosomal protein L5-like isoform X2: MGFVKVVKNKAYFKRYQVKFRRRREGKTDYYARKCLVIQDKNKYNTPKYRMIVRVTNRDIICQLLNRFGMDKIYEGQVEVTGDEYNVESIDGQPGAFTCYLDAGLARTTTGNKVFGALKGAVDGGLSIPHSTKRFPGYDSESKEFNAEVHRKHIMVQNVADYMRYLMEEDEDAYKKQFSQYIKNNVTPDMEEMYKKAHAAIRENPVYEKKPKKEVKKKRWNRPKMSLAQKKDRVAQKKASFLRAQERAAES, from the exons ATGGGGTTTGTTAAGGTTGTCAAGAATAAGGCTTACTTCAAGAGATACCAAGTGAAATTTAGAAGAAGACGAGAGGGTAAAACTGATTATTATGCCCGGAAATGCTTGGTAAttcaagataaaaataagtacaaCACACCTAAATACAGGATGATAGTTCGTGTAACCAACAGAGATATCATTTGTCA GCTCCTAAATAGGTTTGGCATGGACAAGATCTATGAAGGCCAAGTGGAAGTGACTGGAGATGAATACAATGTGGAAAGCATTGATGGTCAACCTGGTGCCTTCACCTGCTATTTGGATGCAGGGCTTGCCAGAACTACTACTGGAAATAAAGTTTTTGGGGCCCTCAAGGGAGCAGTGGATGGAGGCTTGTCTATCCCTCACAGTACCAAACGATTCCCTGGTTATGATTCAGAAAGCAAGGAATTCAATGCAGAAGTACATCGAAAGCACATCATGGTTCAGAATGTTGCAGATTATATGCGTTACCTAatggaagaagatgaagatgctTACAAGAAACAATTCTCTCAATACATAAAGAACAACGTAACTCCAGACATGGAGGAGATGTATAAGAAAGCTCATGCTGCTATACGAGAGAATCCAGTTTATGAGAAGAAGCctaagaaagaagttaaaaagaagagGTGGAACCGTCCCAAAATGTCTCTTGCCCAAAAGAAAGATCGGGTAGCTCAGAAGAAGGCAAGCTTCCTTAGAGCTCAGGAGCGGGCTGCTGAGAGTTAA
- the LOC113921873 gene encoding 60S ribosomal protein L5-like isoform X1, which yields MGFVKVVKNKAYFKRYQVKFRRRREGKTDYYARKCLVIQDKNKYNTPKYRMIVRVTNRDIICQIAYACIEGDMIVCAAYAHELPKYGVKVGLTNYAAAYCTGLLLARRLLNRFGMDKIYEGQVEVTGDEYNVESIDGQPGAFTCYLDAGLARTTTGNKVFGALKGAVDGGLSIPHSTKRFPGYDSESKEFNAEVHRKHIMVQNVADYMRYLMEEDEDAYKKQFSQYIKNNVTPDMEEMYKKAHAAIRENPVYEKKPKKEVKKKRWNRPKMSLAQKKDRVAQKKASFLRAQERAAES from the coding sequence ATGGGGTTTGTTAAGGTTGTCAAGAATAAGGCTTACTTCAAGAGATACCAAGTGAAATTTAGAAGAAGACGAGAGGGTAAAACTGATTATTATGCCCGGAAATGCTTGGTAAttcaagataaaaataagtacaaCACACCTAAATACAGGATGATAGTTCGTGTAACCAACAGAGATATCATTTGTCAGATTGCTTATGCCTGCATAGAAGGAGATATGATAGTTTGTGCGGCTTATGCTCATGAACTCCCAAAGTATGGTGTGAAGGTTGGCCTGACAAATTATGCTGCAGCATATTGTACCGGCCTGCTGCTGGCCCGCAGGCTCCTAAATAGGTTTGGCATGGACAAGATCTATGAAGGCCAAGTGGAAGTGACTGGAGATGAATACAATGTGGAAAGCATTGATGGTCAACCTGGTGCCTTCACCTGCTATTTGGATGCAGGGCTTGCCAGAACTACTACTGGAAATAAAGTTTTTGGGGCCCTCAAGGGAGCAGTGGATGGAGGCTTGTCTATCCCTCACAGTACCAAACGATTCCCTGGTTATGATTCAGAAAGCAAGGAATTCAATGCAGAAGTACATCGAAAGCACATCATGGTTCAGAATGTTGCAGATTATATGCGTTACCTAatggaagaagatgaagatgctTACAAGAAACAATTCTCTCAATACATAAAGAACAACGTAACTCCAGACATGGAGGAGATGTATAAGAAAGCTCATGCTGCTATACGAGAGAATCCAGTTTATGAGAAGAAGCctaagaaagaagttaaaaagaagagGTGGAACCGTCCCAAAATGTCTCTTGCCCAAAAGAAAGATCGGGTAGCTCAGAAGAAGGCAAGCTTCCTTAGAGCTCAGGAGCGGGCTGCTGAGAGTTAA